Proteins encoded in a region of the Triplophysa rosa linkage group LG14, Trosa_1v2, whole genome shotgun sequence genome:
- the hmbsb gene encoding hydroxymethylbilane synthase, b: protein MSGETDLQDAEGKVSRVIRVGTRKSQLARIQTDSVVEKLQELHPDVHFEIVAMSTTGDKILDTALSKIGEKSLFTKELENALEKNEVDLVVHSLKDLPTALPVGFTIGAVLKRENPHDAVVLHPKNKGKCLDSLPNKSVIGTSSLRRAAQLKKKFHHLEFKDIRGNLNTRLKKLDEHNDFSAIILAAAGLRRMGWEGRISQILGPEDCMYAVGQGALAIEVRARDQDILEMVSVLNDPDTVLRCIAERAFLKHLEGGCSVPVAVDTEVKNSQLYLTGAVYSLDGSDSLKETMQTSINSNNQIEEQEKVDEKVQRVGITALKVSGEDQDAAVKLGVDLGILLLSKGAKEILTVARQLNDAR from the exons ATGTCGGGAGAGACAGATCTCCAG gATGCCGAAGGCAAAGTCAGCAGGGTGATCCGTGTTGGCACCAGGAAAAGCCAG CTGGCCCGCATTCAAACAGACAGTGTCGTAGAGAAACTCCAGGAGTTACACCCTGATGTGCATTTTGAAATAG TGGCAATGTCAACAACAGGAGATAAAATACTTGACACAGCTTTATCCAAA ATTGGTGAAAAGAGTCTCTTCACGAAAGAACTGGAGAATGCTTTAGAAAAAAATGA GGTCGACCTGGTCGTGCACTCTTTGAAAGACTTGCCTACTGCTCTTCCTGTTGGTTTCACTATAGGAGCTGTGCTgaa ACGAGAAAACCCTCATGATGCTGTTGTACTGCACCCCAAAAATAAAGGCAAATGTCTAGACTCCCTACCAAACAAGAG TGTTATAGGCACCAGTTCTCTTCGCCGGGCTGcacaactgaaaaaaaaatttcaCCACCTGGAGTTTAAAGACATT AGAGGTAATCTCAACACTCGTCTAAAGAAGCTGGATGAACATAACGACTTCTCTGCCATCATCTTGGCAGCAGCTGGTCTTCGGAGGATGGGCTGGGAGGGCCGCATTAGCCAG ATTCTTGGGCCTGAGGACTGCATGTATGCCGTTGGACAG GGAGCATTGGCTATTGAGGTGCGAGCTCGAGACCAGGACATCCTTGAGATGGTGTCGGTGCTGAATGACCCAGACACTGTCCTGAGATGCATCGCAGAGAGAGCGTTCCTTAAACATCTG GAAGGGGGGTGCAGCGTTCCAGTTGCTGTTGACACTGAAGTTAAGAATTCACAG CTTTACCTGACTGGAGCGGTGTACAGTCTTGATGGCTCGGATAGTCTGAAGGAGACCATGCAGACAAGCATAAACTCAAACAATCAG ATTGAGGAGCAAGAAAAGGTTGATGAGAAGGTCCAGCGTGTGGGTATCACAGCTTTAAAGGTGTCGGGAGAAGACCAGGATGCCGCAGTCAAGTTAGGAGTGGACCTCGGGATTCTGCTGCTCAGCAAAGGAGCCAAAGAGATACTGACCGTAGCCAGACAGCTTAATGATGCACGATAG
- the si:dkey-182i3.9 gene encoding zinc finger protein 883 yields MTEYQLFRKQTESIITLLTETARDEIQKVFDCKKSASLTEIDGDVTHEIHERQLKIEKLTAVMETLTKVAMQKICRLFRYCIAMKQAQMKSDYNIFLNLKSSVEENVNTPEESQNAQSVSGLPDSVDEAPSVTPLGQNPDAVLHEENVELQDSVEDQQCAPVGDIVAAVSSEEHCYVKPIRADLTDVEERVSVEVEVSDTLAEENSAKPKKIRKKFSYECNVCRRTYSRKSRLRQHKCGQRVAHKCDMCELTFARKYELERHKREHVQSISHKCDKCGKKFKFLKAFQKHLLRHTEEKKECCKTCGKIFADLKTHELVHLEVKPYLCGICGHGFTVKTTLQAHQRIHTGERPYCCDVCGKQFSTSGSLAVHRKIHLSEKPFKCSLCDKTFSMRRNLRLHEAVHTGEKPHACHICGQKFGRVAYLNRHLEIHSGLKQYACSVCEKRFSQRKILKSHMLIHSAHKSYMCEICGKRFIYNCFLKKHLLTHSDNGDIEAEINPFRCEVCGKCYSSNSLLIVHQRLHSETDPYMCKVCGKSYSGPDSLKEHEKLHSAVTIPSEVKPIFKCSLCGKVFTQRSGLKMHEVVHTKAKPHKCSVCGKGFGLPNGLKVHMLIHTGKKPHRCETCGMSFRLATNLNRHIRVHTGEKPFSCEVCGKGFGQSNNLKAHMQMHTGVKPYTCQKCGKSYAYARNYNDHKCKPL; encoded by the exons ATGACGGAGTATCAGTTATTTCGCAAACAGACAGAGTCCATAATTACACTGCTGACAGAGACAGCTCGAGACGAGATTCAGAAAGTTTTTGATTGTAAAAAGTCCGCGTCCCTCACTGAAATTGATGGAGATGTGACTCATGAAATACATGAGAGACAGCTCAAAATT GAAAAGCTCACGGCTGTGATGGAGACCCTTACTAAGGTGGCCATGCAGAAAATATGCAGACTTTTCAGGTATTGCATTGCAATGAAACAAGCTCAGATGAAAAGTgactacaatatttttttaaacttgaaAAGCTCAGTGGAGGAAAATGTAAACACACCCGAAGAGAGCCAAAATGCTCAAAGTGTCAGTGGTTTGCCTG ATTCTGTAGATGAAGCTCCATCAGTTACTCCACTGGGTCAGAATCCAGATGCTGTGTTACATGAAGAAAATGTAGAACTGCAGGACTCTGTTGAAGACCAGcag TGTGCACCAGTGGGTGACATTGTTGCTGCAGTTAGTTCAGAGGAGCATTGTTATGTGAAGCCAATACGAGCAGATTTGACAGACG TTGAAGAAAGAGTCTCTGTTGAGGTGGAAGTCTCAGACACACTGGCAGAAGAAAACAGTGCGAAACCGAAGAAAATTAGGAAGAAATTTTCATACGAATGTAATGTGTGTAGAAGGACATATAGCAGGAAATCCAGACTAAGACAGCACAAGTGTGGACAAAGGGTTGCCCACAAATGTGACATGTGTGAACTGACATTTGCCaggaaatatgaactggaacgGCACAAACGTGAACATGTACAAAGCAtctctcacaaatgtgacaagTGTGGAAAGAAGtttaaatttttaaaagcattccAGAAACACCTACTGCGTCACACTGAGGAGAAGAAAGAGTGCTGTAAAACATGTGGGAAGATCTTTGCAGATCTAAAGACACATGAGCTTGTCCACCTGGAAGTAAAGCCATATCTTTGTGGTATATGTGGACATGGGTTCACTGTAAAGACGACTTTGCAAGCTCATCAGAGAATCCACACAGGTGAAAGACCGTACTGCTGTGACGTATGTGGGAAGCAGTTTTCAACCTCAGGTAGCCTTGCTGTCCATCGGAAAATTCATTTATCTGAAAAACCATTTAAATGCAGCCTCTGTGACAAGACTTTCAGTATGAGGAGAAATTTACGACTACATGAAGCTGTTCACACAGGAGAGAAACCCCACGCGTGTCACATATGTGGACAGAAGTTTGGACGCGTGGCATATCTTAATAGACACCTGGAAATTCACAGTGGTTTGAAACAGTATGCGTGTTCTGTATGTGAGAAGCGATTTAGTCAGAGGAAAATTCTAAAAAGTCACATGTTGATACACAGCGCCCACAAATCATACATGTGTGAAATATGTGgaaaaagatttatttataattgCTTTTTAAAGAAACACTTACTCACACATAGTGACAACGGGGACATTGAAGCTGAGATAAACCCCTTTCGTTGTGAGGTTTGTGGAAAGTGCTACAGTAGTAATTCTCTACTTATAGTACATCAGAGGCTCCACTCAGAAACGGATCCATACATGTGTAAAGTGTGTGGGAAAAGCTACAGTGGTCCAGATTCACTTAAGGAACACGAGAAGCTTCATTCAGCTGTGACAATTCCTTCAGAAGTGAAACCAATATTTAAGTGTTCGCTGTGCGGTAAGGTTTTCACTCAGAGATCTGGTCTGAAAATGCACGAGGTTGTTCAtaccaaagcaaaacctcaCAAATGTTCAGTTTGTGGGAAGGGCTTTGGCCTGCCAAATGGTCTCAAAGTGCACATGCTCATTCATACTGGTAAAAAACCGCACAGGTGCGAAACATGTGGAATGTCCTTTCGCTTAGCTACGAACTTAAACCGACACATTCGAGTTCACACTGGGGAGAAGCCGTTCAGTTGTGAAGTTTGTGGAAAAGGATTTGGACAATCCAACAATTTGAAAGCGCATATGCAGATGCACACTGGAGTGAAACCCTACACATGCCAGAAATGTGGGAAGAGCTATGCATATGCTAGAAATTACAATGACCACAAATGTAAACCTTTATGA
- the LOC130564965 gene encoding gastrula zinc finger protein XlCGF57.1-like isoform X1 yields MSRFEILPSQATLVILLMADTAKQDIPKACTSEPCSHLTVKPNHTQTQLPAHESTASRCVLVENEEDSIQTVLIGDGTDDKSCSEGHKDITQTSVKQSKTPAEKESFKCDQCGKAFAKMLSLLQHKRVHSVVKRHCCEKCGKKFTQLRGLETHLRKHTQSCEKTTFPCSTCGKSFKNLASHELVHAKVKPFTCDICGKGFTAKGGLYMHQRVHTGEKPHTCDTCGKSFSLIGTLNVHKKFHSNDRPIKCSYCNKSFKCKGHLRRHLPVHTGEKRYTCKMCGRKFAHSEALKRHILIHTGEKPYICEMCGSRFRQRSNLKVHLKVHGDTQLMYDKNDYLQNDSVTHNPNRDESSPQRYNLCEKFPSPAYSLKTNVLDAKRQHSDDRKPFTCKLCKKNFRNIYSLRIHEHLHTGEKPFKCEICGKAYALRKSFKMHMFCHSGERPHKCIVCGKTFRWSTSLKMHMQTHTHEKPYKCKTCGKSFYCSGNLKRHKHIHSEKKPFSCEVCEEGFGELDHLKAHMQIHTGVEPYTCEKCGKIYAYLLHYHAHKCKTV; encoded by the exons ATGTCCAGGTTTGAGATTTTGCCGAGTCAAGCGACTCTGGTTATATTATTAATGGCTGACACGGCGAAACAGGACATCCCGAAAGCATGTACTTCTGAACCCTGCTCTCATCTCACCGTGAAACCAAACCATACTCAAACTCAGCTG CCTGCACATGAGAGTACTGCAAGCAGATGTGTTTTGGTGGAGAATGAAGAAGACAGCATCCAGACAGTACTCATCGGTGATG GTACTGATGACAAGAGCTGTTCTGAAGGTCACAAAGACATAACGCAAACATCGGTTAAGCAATCTAAGACACCAGCAGAGAAAGAATCTTTCAAATGTGaccagtgtggaaaggcctttgCAAAGATGTTGTCACTTCTACAACACAAGCGTGTGCATTCAGTCGTAAAGCGGCACTGTTGTGAAAAGTGTGGTAAGAAATTTACCCAGTTACGAGGACTGGAGACTCACCTCCGCAAACATACGCAGAGCTGTGAGAAGACGACATTTCCCTGCAGCACGTGTGGGAAGAGCTTTAAAAATCTGGCATCGCATGAACTTGTGCATGCAAAAGTCAAGCCCTTCACTTGCGACATATGCGGTAAAGGATTTACAGCTAAAGGAGGTTTATACATGCACCAAAGGGTGCACACGGGTGAAAAGCCACACACTTGTGACACTTGTGGAAAAAGTTTCTCTCTGATTGGCACCCTAAACGTCCACAAGAAATTTCATTCAAATGACAGGCCAATAAAATGTAGCTACTGTAATAAGAGTTTCAAGTGCAAAGGTCATTTGAGACGTCACCTTCCTGTGCACACAGGTGAGAAGCGATACACATGTAAAATGTGTGGTAGAAAATTTGCACATTCTGAGGCTTTAAAACGCCACATCCTAATACACACCGGTGAAAAGCCGTATATCTGTGAGATGTGTGGTAGTAGATTTAGACAGAGAAGCAATTTAAAAGTCCACCTGAAGGTGCATGGAGATACACAATTGATGTATGACAAAAACGATTATTTGCAGAACGACAGTGTAACACACAATCCCAACAGAGATGAGTCCAGTCCTCAACGCTACAACTTGTGTGAGAAGTTTCCAAGCCCTGCCTATTCATTAAAAACTAATGTGCTCGATGCTAAACGACAACATTCAGACGACCGCAAGCCCTTTACATGCAAATTATGCAAGAAAAACTTCAGAAACATATATAGCCTACGGATACACGAGCACCTTCACACAGGAGAAAAACCTTTCAAGTGCGAGATCTGTGGTAAGGCCTACGCACTTAGGAAGTCTTTCAAAATGCATATGTTCTGTCATTCAGGAGAAAGACCTCACAAATGCATAGTGTGTGGGAAAACATTTAGGTGGTCTACCTCTCTGAAAATGCACATGCAGACGCATACTCATGAAAAACCATACAAATGTAAGACATGTGGAAAGTCCTTTTACTGCAGTGGAAACTTAAAGCGACATAAACACATTCATTCAGAGAAGAAACCGTTCAGCTGTGAGGTCTGTGAGGAAGGGTTTGGAGAACTCGACCATCTTAAAGCACACATGCAAATCCATACTGGAGTGGAACCCTACACATGCGAAAAATGTGGAAAGATTTATGCATATCTTTTACACTACCATGCTCATAAAtgtaaaactgtataa
- the LOC130564965 gene encoding gastrula zinc finger protein XlCGF57.1-like isoform X2, which yields MRPAHESTASRCVLVENEEDSIQTVLIGDGTDDKSCSEGHKDITQTSVKQSKTPAEKESFKCDQCGKAFAKMLSLLQHKRVHSVVKRHCCEKCGKKFTQLRGLETHLRKHTQSCEKTTFPCSTCGKSFKNLASHELVHAKVKPFTCDICGKGFTAKGGLYMHQRVHTGEKPHTCDTCGKSFSLIGTLNVHKKFHSNDRPIKCSYCNKSFKCKGHLRRHLPVHTGEKRYTCKMCGRKFAHSEALKRHILIHTGEKPYICEMCGSRFRQRSNLKVHLKVHGDTQLMYDKNDYLQNDSVTHNPNRDESSPQRYNLCEKFPSPAYSLKTNVLDAKRQHSDDRKPFTCKLCKKNFRNIYSLRIHEHLHTGEKPFKCEICGKAYALRKSFKMHMFCHSGERPHKCIVCGKTFRWSTSLKMHMQTHTHEKPYKCKTCGKSFYCSGNLKRHKHIHSEKKPFSCEVCEEGFGELDHLKAHMQIHTGVEPYTCEKCGKIYAYLLHYHAHKCKTV from the exons atgcgg CCTGCACATGAGAGTACTGCAAGCAGATGTGTTTTGGTGGAGAATGAAGAAGACAGCATCCAGACAGTACTCATCGGTGATG GTACTGATGACAAGAGCTGTTCTGAAGGTCACAAAGACATAACGCAAACATCGGTTAAGCAATCTAAGACACCAGCAGAGAAAGAATCTTTCAAATGTGaccagtgtggaaaggcctttgCAAAGATGTTGTCACTTCTACAACACAAGCGTGTGCATTCAGTCGTAAAGCGGCACTGTTGTGAAAAGTGTGGTAAGAAATTTACCCAGTTACGAGGACTGGAGACTCACCTCCGCAAACATACGCAGAGCTGTGAGAAGACGACATTTCCCTGCAGCACGTGTGGGAAGAGCTTTAAAAATCTGGCATCGCATGAACTTGTGCATGCAAAAGTCAAGCCCTTCACTTGCGACATATGCGGTAAAGGATTTACAGCTAAAGGAGGTTTATACATGCACCAAAGGGTGCACACGGGTGAAAAGCCACACACTTGTGACACTTGTGGAAAAAGTTTCTCTCTGATTGGCACCCTAAACGTCCACAAGAAATTTCATTCAAATGACAGGCCAATAAAATGTAGCTACTGTAATAAGAGTTTCAAGTGCAAAGGTCATTTGAGACGTCACCTTCCTGTGCACACAGGTGAGAAGCGATACACATGTAAAATGTGTGGTAGAAAATTTGCACATTCTGAGGCTTTAAAACGCCACATCCTAATACACACCGGTGAAAAGCCGTATATCTGTGAGATGTGTGGTAGTAGATTTAGACAGAGAAGCAATTTAAAAGTCCACCTGAAGGTGCATGGAGATACACAATTGATGTATGACAAAAACGATTATTTGCAGAACGACAGTGTAACACACAATCCCAACAGAGATGAGTCCAGTCCTCAACGCTACAACTTGTGTGAGAAGTTTCCAAGCCCTGCCTATTCATTAAAAACTAATGTGCTCGATGCTAAACGACAACATTCAGACGACCGCAAGCCCTTTACATGCAAATTATGCAAGAAAAACTTCAGAAACATATATAGCCTACGGATACACGAGCACCTTCACACAGGAGAAAAACCTTTCAAGTGCGAGATCTGTGGTAAGGCCTACGCACTTAGGAAGTCTTTCAAAATGCATATGTTCTGTCATTCAGGAGAAAGACCTCACAAATGCATAGTGTGTGGGAAAACATTTAGGTGGTCTACCTCTCTGAAAATGCACATGCAGACGCATACTCATGAAAAACCATACAAATGTAAGACATGTGGAAAGTCCTTTTACTGCAGTGGAAACTTAAAGCGACATAAACACATTCATTCAGAGAAGAAACCGTTCAGCTGTGAGGTCTGTGAGGAAGGGTTTGGAGAACTCGACCATCTTAAAGCACACATGCAAATCCATACTGGAGTGGAACCCTACACATGCGAAAAATGTGGAAAGATTTATGCATATCTTTTACACTACCATGCTCATAAAtgtaaaactgtataa
- the LOC130565220 gene encoding zinc finger protein ZFP2-like: MSSYELFQSQATLIMSLLVDTAKEEIQKTFTMEPNDSQTQLLNYIMEMFAKEAVRKICRLFIYCSAVAPETLSDQDNLRKTLSQMGRDVDGTKYIQNKQLQGDLTVSHLKESAAAKLPLASSFQQHSNSEPVQESNSSGCLLVEDSADAIQTIFISDVSDDRGFSEAQVVMMQTPAEQTETAEEKESFECDQCGKAFPKKFSLLQHKRVHSIVRPHSCEKCGKKFTLLRALETHLRKHNQKYEKKKFPCSTCGKSFRDLAAHELVHAKVKPFTCDICGQGFTVKRSLYMHQRVHTGEKPYRCETCGKCFSLIGTLNYHKRIHSNDRPIKCSHCNKSFKYHKLLKHHLRVHTGERPHTCEICGKSFALSGTLKRHVLIHTGDKPYVCEVCGRRFNQRSTLKGHMRVHGEKRFMCEMCGKTFQYNYILRNHILTHKQIGSSGDKSNAQRCDVCGKFLSSAYALKTHLQLHSDNRKPFTCKLCDRRYSSVHSLRMHEQLHTGEKPFKCEICGKDFSLRASYKTHMFLHSGERPHKCLICGKHFKLSSSLKMHLRTHTGEKPHKCEICGKAFHLSGNLKRHKLVHTGEKPFTCDICLKSFTQPNNLKAHMHVHTGKKPYTCTRCWKSFAYQRNFKDHKCTPL; encoded by the exons ATGTCCAGCTATGAGCTTTTTCAGAGTCAAGCCACTCTGATCATGTCATTACTGGTGGACACGGCTAAGGAGGAGATACAAAAGACTTTTACAATGGAACCAAACGATTCTCAAACTCAACTG CTTAATTATATAATGGAGATGTTTGCCAAAGAAGCAGTGCGGAAGATTTGCAGACTCTTCATATATTGCTCAGCTGTAGCACCAGAAACATTGAGCGATCAAGATAACCTAAGGAAAACTCTATCCCAGATGGGACGTGATGTGGACGGAACAAAATATatccaaaacaaacagcttcaAG GGGATCTCACTGTGAGTCATTTGAAGGAGTCAGCAGCAGCTAAATTACCATTAGCATCTTCTTTCCAGCAACATTCGAACAGTGAG CCTGTGCAGGAGAGTAATTCAAGCGGATGTCTTTTGGTGGAGGACAGCGCAGATGCTATCCAGACCATATTCATCAGCGATG TTTCTGATGACAGAGGCTTTTCTGAAGCCCAGGTAGTTATGATGCAGACACCAGCCGAGCAAACTGAAACTGCAGAGGAGAAAGAGTCCTTTGAATGTGACCAGTGTGGAAAGGCTTTTCCAAAGAAGTTTTCCCTGCTGCAGCACAAACGTGTGCATTCCATCGTAAGACCTCACAGTTGCGAGAAATGCGGGAAGAAATTCACACTGTTAAGAGCACTGGAGACTCACCTCCGTAAGCATAACCAAAAGTACGAGAAGAAGAAATTTCCTTGCAGCACGTGTGGAAAGAGCTTCAGAGATCTTGCGGCGCATGAATTGGTCCATGCAAAAGTCAAGCCATTTACGTGTGATATATGCGGACAAGGATTTACAGTCAAGAGAAGTTTATACATGCACCAAAGAGTGCATACGGGCGAGAAGCCGTACAGATGTGAGACTTGTGGAAAATGCTTTTCTCTGATTGGCACTCTAAACTACCACAAGagaatacattcaaatgaccgGCCAATAAAATGCAGCCACTGCAATAAGAGTTTTAAGTACCACAAACTTTTGAAACATCACCTTCGTGTGCACACAGGAGAGAGGCCGCATACTTGTGAAATCTGTGGTAAAAGCTTTGCGCTTTCGGGGACTCTCAAGCGGCACGTCCTCATTCACACCGGTGATAAGCCCTACGTCTGTGAGGTGTGTGGGAGAAGGTTTAACCAGAGAAGTACTCTCAAAGGTCACATGCGAGTACACGGAGAGAAGCGTTTCATGTGTGAAATGTGTGGAAAAACATTTCAGTATAATTACATCCTGAGGAATCACATTCTGACCCACAAACAAATCGGAAGTTCAGGAGACAAGAGCAACGCTCAACGCTGTGATGTGTGTGGGAAGTTTCTGAGCTCAGCCTATGCGTTGAAAACTCATCTACAGCTACATTCTGATAACCGCAAACCCTTTACTTGCAAGTTATGTGACAGGAGATACAGCAGTGTTCATTCCCTTCGGATGCACGAGCAGCTTCACACAGGAGAGAAACCTTTCAAGTGTGAGATCTGTGGGAAGGACTTTTCACTGAGGGCTTCTTATAAAACCCATATGTTTTTGCATTCAGGAGAAAGACCTCACAAATGTTTAATCTGTGGAAAACACTTCAAGTTGTCAAGCTCTTTGAAAATGCATCTGCGGACTCATACTGGTGAAAAGCCTCACAAGTGCGAAATATGCGGGAAGGCTTTTCATTTATCTGGAAACCTAAAAAGACACAAGCTTGTGCACACTGGGGAAAAGCCATTTACCTGTGACATTTGTTTGAAGAGTTTCACACAACCCAACAATTTAAAGGCACATATGCATGTTCACACGGGGAAAAAGCCATACACGTGCACCAGGTGTTGGAAAAGTTTTGCCTATCAAAGAAACTTCAAGGATCACAAATGCACTCCTCTTTGA